In Pseudomonadota bacterium, one DNA window encodes the following:
- a CDS encoding Gfo/Idh/MocA family oxidoreductase, with translation MVGSGPLKLGVIGVGGRGRIARSLHRPDQSLFVVAGADPNRDALAQFRQELGDSAFVTEDYRQLLARDELDAVLVMSPDFLHEEHSVAALKLGKAVFVEKPMAVTIKGCDRMLDTARQHGSLLCVGHNMRQMSPVRRMKELIDADAIGEVKAGWCRHFISYGGDAYFKDWHADRTKSTSLLLQKAAHDIDVLHFLCGGRTVRVNAMGGLVVYHQVSDRHRPEEYGGPSKDLSEWPPLSLKGLNPVIDVEDISMMQMQLDNGVFCSYQQCHFTPDAWRNYTVIGTRGRIENFGDTPGNCVVRVWNRRGYYDPNGDQHYPISQDAGTRLGADQRTLQEFVRLIRGRGRPSMSPVSARNSVAAGFQATASLRAGGIPLEVPQVSQTNLDYFG, from the coding sequence TTGGTAGGTAGCGGCCCGCTCAAGCTTGGGGTGATCGGCGTGGGTGGGCGAGGCCGCATCGCGCGCAGCCTGCATCGCCCCGACCAGAGCCTGTTTGTGGTCGCAGGAGCCGATCCGAACCGCGATGCGCTGGCACAGTTCCGCCAGGAGCTTGGCGACTCGGCCTTTGTCACCGAGGACTACCGCCAGCTGTTGGCGCGGGACGAGCTTGATGCCGTGCTCGTCATGTCCCCAGACTTTCTGCACGAGGAGCATTCCGTCGCGGCCTTGAAACTGGGCAAGGCCGTGTTCGTCGAGAAACCCATGGCCGTCACAATCAAGGGCTGCGATCGGATGCTCGACACAGCACGCCAACACGGGAGCCTGCTTTGCGTGGGCCACAACATGCGGCAGATGAGTCCGGTCCGGCGCATGAAAGAGCTCATTGATGCGGACGCCATCGGCGAGGTGAAGGCGGGCTGGTGTCGCCACTTCATCTCCTACGGTGGTGATGCCTACTTCAAGGATTGGCACGCAGACCGCACCAAGAGCACGAGCCTGCTCCTGCAGAAAGCCGCCCACGACATCGACGTGTTGCACTTCCTGTGTGGCGGTCGCACCGTTCGCGTCAACGCGATGGGCGGGCTTGTCGTCTATCACCAGGTCAGCGACCGGCACAGACCCGAGGAGTACGGCGGACCGAGCAAGGATCTCAGCGAATGGCCCCCGTTGTCGCTCAAGGGACTGAACCCGGTAATCGATGTCGAGGACATCAGCATGATGCAGATGCAGCTCGACAACGGCGTCTTTTGCTCCTACCAGCAGTGCCATTTCACGCCGGATGCTTGGAGGAATTACACCGTCATCGGCACCAGAGGACGAATCGAGAACTTCGGTGACACACCCGGCAATTGTGTCGTCCGCGTGTGGAACCGCCGCGGCTACTACGACCCAAATGGCGATCAGCACTACCCCATCTCCCAGGATGCCGGAACGAGGCTCGGCGCCGACCAGCGGACCCTGCAGGAGTTCGTCCGCCTGATTCGAGGCCGGGGTAGACCGAGCATGTCCCCGGTTAGTGCGCGCAACAGCGTTGCCGCGGGATTCCAGGCAACCGCCTCGCTGCGCGCCGGCGGCATCCCGCTCGAGGTACCGCAGGTCTCCCAGACCAACCTGGACTACTTTGGCTAG
- a CDS encoding SDR family NAD(P)-dependent oxidoreductase: MQANVKGRRIAVITGGSRGLGLETCRQLADKELRVVLTARRASEAHEAAERLAVDHIQLDVTDRQSVAHAASELRDRYGHVDVLVNNAGIAMQGFGAQIARETVAVNLLGAISTTDAVRPFLSDDAVIVMVSSGLGELSGWRQDRRRDFEDPHMSRERLENLMHAFIRDVEDGSYESKGWPGSAYRVSKAGLNAFTRLVARELATTAIRVNAVCPGWVRTDMGGARATRSVEEGARGIVWAATLSPAGPSGGFFRDGSAIPW, translated from the coding sequence ATGCAAGCAAATGTAAAGGGCAGACGCATCGCCGTCATCACCGGTGGCAGCCGCGGTCTGGGACTGGAAACTTGCCGCCAGCTGGCGGACAAAGAGCTTCGGGTCGTGTTGACCGCCAGGCGTGCAAGCGAGGCGCACGAGGCGGCCGAACGGCTTGCCGTCGATCACATCCAGCTTGATGTCACTGACCGGCAGAGTGTCGCGCACGCAGCTTCGGAGCTCCGAGACCGCTATGGGCACGTGGACGTTCTGGTCAACAACGCTGGCATCGCCATGCAGGGCTTTGGTGCACAAATCGCGAGAGAGACGGTCGCAGTCAACCTGTTGGGCGCTATTTCCACCACCGACGCCGTCCGCCCGTTCCTGTCCGACGACGCGGTCATCGTCATGGTTTCTAGCGGCCTGGGTGAGCTCTCTGGCTGGCGTCAGGATCGGCGCCGAGACTTCGAGGACCCGCACATGTCTCGCGAGCGCCTCGAGAACTTGATGCACGCCTTCATCCGAGATGTCGAAGACGGCAGCTACGAGTCAAAGGGGTGGCCTGGTTCTGCCTATCGAGTATCCAAGGCGGGCCTGAATGCCTTCACACGTCTTGTTGCACGCGAGCTCGCCACAACCGCGATACGCGTCAACGCCGTCTGCCCGGGCTGGGTCCGGACCGACATGGGCGGCGCAAGGGCGACACGGAGCGTGGAAGAAGGCGCGCGCGGTATCGTTTGGGCCGCAACGCTGTCGCCGGCCGGTCCTTCCGGGGGGTTCTTTCGCGATGGAAGCGCGATCCCTTGGTAG
- a CDS encoding TonB-dependent receptor, protein MGLAVLQSWAVRAQDSSDESVAGASEGAAAGDTVSKREAVVIGPSEQQEPPTEEIMVRGIRGSLQRSMDVKRHASAIVDAIAAQDLGKFPDQNVAESLQRIAGVSIDRNGGEGRSITVRGLGPQFNSTLLNGRTVATETFGRQFSFDMLAAELISGAEVYKSPIARLQEGGIGSTINIKTARPLDFRGFNARLRTMGLFDTNSRSITPQVSGLVSNTFLDDKLGVLLSFSHQQRKARVDNIGTANFNANQKLTLVDGRVLEGVFVPQNYTMNMDFQERRRTGGTVALQFQPLDSVRITLDGLYSNFEVRSSITQLGHWFTATQIDDAHVDENNTVIELTHGIKGATDYVNSTSNRPTEIWLAGLNAQWDLSQDLTLSADAAYSRAATNNGGKGRFTVIGFNNLSTYVNRTPGQIPSLFQAPGGLPLDVQDPSLGRAHMASLGGSNTTDDLFEGRLDGLWRMQAEGLQGLRVGAYGYGRVKKSKGFGTSHPDTPSELSGVTCLYCGYATDVPDTLLWPVNATGFFPDVRADIPRRWQSFDHLAYVDYLESPAAIAANKDPMKAAAVIMANDGFTLFEQPGGSRVEEQTYGTYLQFDFGGEFGDMAWEANAGARYVRSRQTAFGMQRELLMLILVDPTLYQAIRGDPTWLWESSSYGNLLPSTNLMIEPFEDVVVRASYARSLTRPTLGQLRPVTSFSINRPGNLRANGGQPHLRPFTADNLDLSIEWYYGRSSYVGVAGYYKKVGNFIVEKVQKETYTLLTGPDTTNVMPANFTYEVRRPSNAESADVGGLEVSLQHVFEHLPHPFDGLGTQATLTFVESNARVQLGNVTETFALEGLGNSQNLVLFYEKGPLQLRTAVNRRSAFLANISGRGGEPVFVEGYTQLDLSGSFQVTQNVAAFFQAINVTDSRGRRHGRYANHFLGLSDAGARYGLGLRGSL, encoded by the coding sequence ATGGGTCTGGCTGTCCTGCAGAGTTGGGCGGTCAGGGCGCAGGACAGCTCCGACGAGAGCGTTGCCGGCGCTTCCGAAGGAGCAGCCGCGGGCGACACGGTCTCCAAGCGAGAAGCCGTCGTGATCGGGCCCAGCGAGCAACAGGAGCCGCCAACCGAAGAGATCATGGTTCGGGGCATCAGGGGCAGCCTGCAGCGCTCGATGGACGTCAAGCGCCATGCCAGTGCGATCGTCGACGCCATCGCCGCACAGGATCTTGGAAAGTTTCCGGATCAGAACGTGGCCGAATCGCTGCAGCGCATCGCGGGCGTGTCCATCGATCGCAACGGTGGCGAGGGTCGCTCTATCACGGTGCGCGGCCTCGGCCCGCAGTTCAACAGCACGCTCTTGAACGGGCGCACCGTCGCCACCGAGACCTTTGGGCGCCAGTTCAGCTTCGACATGCTGGCAGCCGAGCTCATCAGCGGCGCCGAAGTCTACAAGTCGCCCATCGCCCGGCTCCAGGAAGGCGGCATCGGCTCGACGATCAACATCAAGACCGCCCGACCGCTCGACTTCAGGGGATTCAACGCCCGCCTGAGAACCATGGGCCTCTTCGACACCAACTCAAGGAGCATCACGCCGCAGGTGTCAGGCTTGGTCAGCAACACGTTCTTGGACGACAAGCTCGGCGTCTTGCTCTCGTTCTCGCACCAGCAGCGCAAGGCGCGGGTCGACAACATCGGCACGGCGAACTTCAACGCCAATCAGAAGCTCACGTTGGTAGACGGTCGGGTGCTCGAGGGCGTGTTCGTACCGCAGAACTACACGATGAACATGGACTTTCAGGAGCGGAGACGGACCGGGGGGACGGTCGCTTTGCAGTTTCAGCCCCTGGATAGCGTCCGGATCACGCTGGACGGTCTGTACTCGAACTTCGAGGTCCGCTCGAGCATTACACAGCTCGGTCACTGGTTCACAGCCACGCAGATCGACGACGCCCACGTAGACGAGAACAACACGGTGATCGAGCTCACCCATGGGATCAAGGGGGCCACGGATTACGTGAACTCCACCTCGAACCGCCCCACGGAAATCTGGCTGGCCGGGCTCAACGCTCAGTGGGATCTGAGCCAGGATCTCACGTTGTCGGCGGACGCGGCCTATTCCAGGGCCGCGACGAACAACGGAGGCAAGGGTCGGTTCACGGTGATCGGATTCAACAATCTTTCGACCTACGTAAATCGGACACCCGGGCAGATCCCCTCCTTGTTTCAGGCTCCAGGCGGCCTGCCGCTCGATGTGCAGGACCCCAGCCTCGGCAGGGCTCACATGGCGTCGCTCGGCGGCAGCAACACCACGGACGATCTGTTCGAAGGCAGACTGGATGGCCTTTGGCGCATGCAGGCCGAGGGGCTCCAGGGCCTTCGAGTCGGCGCCTACGGCTACGGCCGAGTAAAGAAGAGCAAGGGGTTCGGCACCAGCCACCCGGACACGCCGAGCGAGCTGAGCGGTGTCACGTGCCTGTACTGCGGGTATGCAACGGACGTTCCAGACACCCTTCTGTGGCCCGTCAACGCAACGGGGTTTTTCCCGGACGTGCGTGCGGACATTCCGCGACGCTGGCAGTCTTTCGACCACTTGGCCTACGTAGACTACCTGGAGTCACCAGCAGCCATCGCCGCAAACAAGGATCCGATGAAGGCGGCCGCGGTCATTATGGCCAACGACGGCTTTACGTTGTTCGAGCAACCCGGCGGCAGCCGGGTAGAAGAACAGACCTACGGCACCTATCTGCAATTCGACTTCGGCGGCGAGTTTGGGGACATGGCCTGGGAAGCAAATGCCGGCGCTCGCTACGTGCGCAGCAGGCAGACGGCCTTCGGCATGCAGCGCGAGCTGCTGATGCTGATCCTCGTCGATCCAACGCTGTACCAGGCCATCAGGGGGGACCCAACTTGGCTCTGGGAGTCGAGCAGCTACGGCAATCTGCTGCCGAGCACCAATCTGATGATCGAACCGTTCGAAGACGTCGTGGTCCGCGCCAGCTATGCACGCAGCCTGACTCGACCCACCTTGGGCCAGCTCAGGCCCGTGACGAGCTTCAGCATCAACCGCCCGGGCAACCTGAGGGCCAACGGCGGCCAGCCCCACCTCAGGCCGTTCACCGCGGACAACCTGGATCTCTCGATCGAGTGGTACTACGGGCGCAGCAGCTATGTCGGTGTCGCGGGCTACTACAAGAAAGTCGGCAACTTCATCGTGGAGAAGGTCCAGAAGGAGACCTACACGTTGCTTACCGGGCCCGACACCACGAACGTCATGCCGGCCAACTTCACGTACGAGGTACGCCGGCCGAGCAACGCCGAAAGCGCCGACGTGGGGGGCCTCGAAGTCTCTCTTCAGCATGTGTTCGAACACCTCCCGCATCCGTTCGATGGCCTGGGCACGCAGGCCACGCTCACGTTCGTGGAGAGCAATGCGAGGGTGCAGCTCGGCAACGTCACCGAGACGTTTGCGCTCGAAGGCCTCGGCAACTCCCAAAACCTCGTGCTCTTCTACGAAAAGGGTCCACTGCAGCTGCGCACGGCGGTCAATCGCCGCAGCGCCTTTCTAGCGAATATCTCGGGCCGCGGTGGCGAGCCCGTGTTCGTCGAGGGCTACACCCAGCTCGACTTGAGCGGCAGCTTCCAAGTCACCCAAAACGTGGCGGCTTTCTTTCAGGCCATCAACGTGACCGACTCGCGCGGGCGGAGGCATGGGCGCTACGCCAACCACTTCCTCGGGCTCTCGGACGCGGGCGCCCGTTATGGGCTCGGACTTCGGGGCAGCCTGTAG
- a CDS encoding PfkB family carbohydrate kinase, translated as MSNPFDVCVVGHVTRDRIVIGDRMRDQAGGAAYYASVALRRLGRRVAVVTKVAPEDAVYGLSELEAERIDAWCMDSAATTRFENIYPDGNLGRRIQRVTSVADPFFAADLGAVQARFFHLGPLTKRDMPLGFLQAASVRGNVSLDAQGLVRSVHGHEVKTTAWCEMEQGLRFVGVLKVNLEEARFLTGEHDPEKAARRLGRLVGRAPHETLVTLGRRGSLVYSADRLYHIPAARPSEVVDVTGCGDTFFAAYLHYRLGSTDAEQCGRFASVAATLALEHFGPFRATQQALEATAHSSSWLPAP; from the coding sequence ATGTCCAATCCGTTCGATGTCTGCGTGGTCGGGCATGTCACCCGGGATCGGATCGTCATTGGCGATCGGATGCGGGACCAGGCGGGCGGCGCTGCATACTATGCTTCGGTTGCGCTACGCCGACTTGGCCGGCGGGTGGCGGTCGTGACCAAGGTGGCACCCGAGGACGCGGTGTACGGGCTCAGCGAGCTCGAGGCGGAGAGAATCGACGCGTGGTGCATGGACAGCGCGGCCACGACGCGCTTCGAGAACATCTATCCCGATGGCAACCTGGGGCGCCGCATCCAGCGGGTGACGTCGGTGGCGGATCCGTTTTTCGCGGCCGATCTGGGCGCAGTTCAGGCGCGGTTTTTCCACCTCGGCCCGCTCACGAAGCGGGACATGCCGCTCGGGTTTCTGCAGGCGGCTTCCGTGAGAGGCAATGTCAGCCTTGACGCGCAGGGCCTGGTAAGAAGCGTGCATGGCCATGAGGTCAAGACCACGGCATGGTGCGAGATGGAGCAAGGGTTGCGGTTCGTGGGCGTGCTCAAGGTCAACCTGGAGGAGGCGCGTTTCCTGACGGGCGAGCACGACCCTGAAAAGGCTGCTCGCCGACTCGGAAGGCTGGTGGGGCGAGCGCCGCACGAGACGCTGGTCACGCTTGGAAGGCGTGGCAGCCTCGTTTACTCGGCCGATCGGCTCTACCACATCCCGGCGGCTCGCCCGTCCGAGGTGGTCGATGTGACGGGGTGCGGCGACACCTTCTTCGCCGCCTACCTCCACTACCGGCTTGGCTCCACAGATGCGGAGCAGTGCGGCCGATTCGCTTCCGTAGCGGCGACACTGGCCCTCGAACACTTCGGGCCGTTTCGCGCCACACAGCAGGCCTTGGAAGCCACAGCGCACAGTAGCTCGTGGCTGCCGGCGCCGTGA